A single Dongia rigui DNA region contains:
- a CDS encoding PAS domain-containing protein: MTKRGGTIIGLGGTMLGPGDKVPCELAMSRASNPTRRIFDAWFALRTPGGAAPSLVAWDASGAVPDLQSSILIVEILPDTKDYRYLRIGKRAAELRGYDPTGMTVRGIYTADALDFVLENYDLAVAHPCGIVDFSVDIIPDDRHVELETMLLPLSKDGTVPSHVLVYGHYITK; the protein is encoded by the coding sequence GTGACAAAACGTGGCGGCACGATCATCGGCCTTGGCGGCACCATGCTGGGCCCGGGCGACAAGGTCCCCTGCGAACTGGCCATGTCGCGGGCCAGCAACCCGACGCGCCGCATCTTCGACGCCTGGTTTGCCTTGCGTACACCCGGTGGCGCCGCCCCCAGCCTGGTTGCATGGGATGCAAGCGGTGCCGTGCCGGACCTGCAGTCCAGCATCCTCATCGTCGAGATCCTCCCCGATACCAAGGACTATCGCTATCTGCGCATCGGCAAGCGGGCGGCGGAGCTGCGCGGTTATGACCCGACCGGCATGACCGTGCGCGGGATTTACACGGCCGACGCGCTGGATTTTGTGCTGGAGAATTACGATCTCGCCGTCGCCCACCCGTGTGGCATCGTCGACTTTTCCGTCGACATCATTCCCGACGACCGCCATGTCGAACTGGAAACGATGCTGCTGCCGCTGTCAAAGGACGGCACCGTCCCCAGCCATGTCCTGGTCTACGGTCACTACATCACGAAGTAG
- a CDS encoding sulfite exporter TauE/SafE family protein produces the protein MSEFLPHMSAGAAVLVFGTVFLAGFLRGFTGFGFALAAVPVLTLFVEPAAVVPAIPIVAMVAGAEQLTRAWKSANWHAIYRLLIGAVLGAPFGVFALTFFSPNVMRIMIGLVLLLAVLALWRGYRFKQRPTTGAQIGIGVASGLLNGATAMGGPPVILFFLASPEGVAVGRASLLVYFFFISAWSIVTQWVAGLLDLKVLVLALLMIPVMAVGNVLGDRLFSRAKTGTYQRVALAFLLVIALLAIARAIVG, from the coding sequence ATGTCGGAGTTCCTGCCGCATATGAGTGCCGGCGCTGCCGTGCTGGTCTTCGGCACGGTCTTTCTGGCTGGGTTCCTGCGCGGCTTCACCGGCTTCGGCTTTGCCCTGGCCGCTGTCCCCGTCCTCACCCTCTTTGTCGAACCTGCGGCCGTTGTGCCGGCGATCCCGATCGTCGCCATGGTGGCCGGTGCCGAGCAATTGACCCGTGCCTGGAAGAGCGCCAATTGGCATGCCATCTATCGGCTGCTGATCGGCGCGGTCCTGGGCGCCCCCTTCGGCGTCTTCGCCCTCACCTTTTTCTCGCCCAACGTCATGCGCATCATGATCGGCCTGGTCCTGCTGCTGGCGGTCCTGGCGCTGTGGCGTGGCTACCGGTTCAAGCAACGGCCGACCACCGGTGCCCAAATCGGCATTGGCGTGGCGTCGGGCCTCCTCAATGGCGCCACCGCCATGGGCGGGCCGCCGGTCATCCTGTTCTTTCTGGCCTCGCCGGAAGGCGTCGCGGTGGGGCGCGCCTCGTTGCTGGTCTATTTCTTCTTCATCTCAGCCTGGAGCATCGTCACCCAATGGGTGGCGGGGCTGCTCGATCTCAAGGTCCTGGTTCTCGCTCTCCTCATGATTCCCGTCATGGCGGTCGGCAATGTTCTGGGCGACCGGCTGTTCAGCCGTGCAAAGACTGGAACCTATCAGCGGGTGGCCTTGGCCTTCCTGCTGGTGATTGCCCTCCTTGCCATCGCCCGTGCGATAGTCGGCTAA
- a CDS encoding septation protein A, producing MAGSNSPKGIKFLVDFGPLVVFFIAYKTAGLMQATIALIIATVIALGIGYVATRRVALMPLITAVVVIIFGGLTLWFNDGIFIKMKPTIVQGIFALLLFGGLVLKRPTLQYVMGDALQLTDTGWRILTLRFALFFTAMAILNEVVWRNVSEDLWIDFKVFGILGLTVLFSLSQMPLMKRHMIETDEVA from the coding sequence ATGGCCGGCTCGAACTCGCCCAAGGGCATCAAATTTCTGGTCGATTTCGGCCCGCTCGTCGTCTTCTTCATCGCCTACAAAACCGCCGGGCTGATGCAGGCCACGATTGCCCTTATCATCGCCACGGTCATTGCCCTGGGGATCGGCTATGTCGCCACCAGGCGCGTTGCCTTGATGCCGCTGATCACCGCGGTGGTCGTCATCATCTTCGGCGGGCTGACCCTGTGGTTCAACGACGGCATCTTCATCAAGATGAAGCCGACCATCGTGCAGGGCATTTTTGCGCTCCTGCTGTTCGGCGGCTTGGTCCTGAAACGCCCGACCCTGCAATATGTCATGGGCGATGCGCTGCAGCTCACCGATACCGGCTGGCGTATCCTTACCCTGCGCTTTGCCTTGTTCTTTACCGCGATGGCGATCCTCAACGAAGTCGTCTGGCGCAATGTGTCGGAAGATCTGTGGATCGACTTCAAGGTCTTCGGCATCTTAGGGCTGACCGTGCTGTTCTCGTTGAGCCAGATGCCCTTGATGAAGCGGCATATGATCGAGACCGACGAAGTGGCCTGA
- the can gene encoding carbonate dehydratase, with the protein MTEKTHAEVFQRNRKWAERQVAGDPDYFNRLAEQQAPKYFWIGCSDARVPANQILDLPPGEIFVHRNIANLVYHIDINCLSVLEFAVNVLKVEHIIVCGHYGCGGVRAAMGNTEIGLIDNWLRQIKDVYAANSEVLEAEPNVERRLNMLCEMNVRQQVRNICHTTIVQNAWKSGHPLSVHGWAYSVRDGRLRDLDFWADGVHDLDPIYQMLSFEETPSF; encoded by the coding sequence ATGACCGAAAAGACCCATGCCGAGGTTTTCCAGCGCAACCGCAAATGGGCCGAGCGCCAGGTGGCGGGGGACCCCGACTATTTCAACCGGCTGGCCGAGCAGCAGGCGCCCAAATATTTCTGGATCGGTTGTTCCGATGCGCGGGTTCCTGCCAACCAGATTCTCGATCTGCCGCCGGGTGAGATCTTCGTCCACCGCAACATCGCCAATCTGGTCTACCACATCGACATCAACTGCCTGTCGGTGCTGGAATTCGCCGTCAACGTATTGAAGGTCGAGCACATCATCGTCTGCGGCCATTATGGCTGCGGTGGTGTGCGCGCGGCGATGGGCAATACCGAGATCGGCCTCATCGACAACTGGCTGCGCCAGATCAAGGATGTTTACGCCGCCAATTCAGAGGTGCTGGAAGCGGAGCCGAATGTCGAGCGGCGGCTCAACATGCTGTGCGAGATGAATGTGCGCCAGCAGGTGCGCAACATCTGCCACACCACCATCGTGCAGAATGCCTGGAAGTCCGGCCATCCCTTGAGTGTCCATGGCTGGGCCTATTCCGTGCGCGACGGGCGCCTGCGCGATCTCGACTTCTGGGCCGATGGTGTTCATGATCTCGATCCCATCTACCAGATGCTCTCCTTCGAAGAGACGCCGAGCTTTTGA
- a CDS encoding Rap1a/Tai family immunity protein, protein MIIVCFFLLLFALIAALAKSWRYCAGFVLAGIAIWISAAFLDSHTTTAREILADCDASRQEGDIDSTSCAAIILINFAPSQRKGVDTCIFGDASFETHSAAIRPRLSRLTEYEELADAVVAWMRSHPEQLDLPASQVIGYAVASRFPCNTEQQ, encoded by the coding sequence ATGATTATCGTTTGCTTCTTCCTCCTTCTGTTCGCTTTGATCGCGGCTTTGGCGAAAAGCTGGCGTTATTGCGCAGGGTTCGTGCTGGCGGGGATAGCTATTTGGATCTCGGCGGCATTTTTGGATTCGCATACGACGACTGCACGCGAGATTCTCGCCGATTGCGACGCATCCAGGCAGGAAGGTGACATCGACTCCACCTCATGTGCCGCAATTATCTTGATAAATTTTGCGCCGAGCCAACGGAAAGGCGTCGACACTTGTATTTTCGGTGACGCCTCTTTCGAGACCCATTCCGCGGCAATTCGTCCACGCCTATCGCGCCTCACCGAATATGAAGAACTCGCAGACGCAGTTGTTGCATGGATGCGTTCCCACCCAGAACAGTTGGACTTGCCAGCATCTCAGGTAATTGGCTATGCGGTAGCGAGCCGCTTTCCTTGCAATACCGAGCAGCAATAA
- a CDS encoding DMT family transporter — MTAPAPKLSPAGAMLFMGLGVFGFCVADACVKWLTHGYSTWQILAVGRVPALIVAIGLTWRATGSPFRVKTSYFRFHALRSVLIMLTGYTFFEGLRFLPLVDCIAIAFAAPLFVTALSGPLNGEQVGPRRWAAVAIGFVGVIIALIATPRADGNFFTHLNVGAILVLGSAFFYSLTLITLRRISGKDSSHNILFHTSTATLVIVCPLAAFDWNWPTGADWVILLLQGVSSAVAQLCMIKAFRSGEASMLVPLEYTALVWAAFFGWSIWAEIPTLQILAGAAIIIAANIYIAQREVHHARKKDLVPENPVLPE; from the coding sequence ATGACGGCGCCGGCACCGAAGCTGTCGCCGGCCGGTGCCATGCTCTTCATGGGCCTCGGCGTCTTCGGCTTCTGCGTCGCCGATGCCTGCGTCAAGTGGCTGACCCATGGCTACAGCACCTGGCAAATTCTCGCTGTCGGTCGCGTGCCCGCGCTGATCGTGGCCATCGGTCTCACCTGGCGGGCAACCGGCAGCCCGTTCCGCGTCAAGACATCCTACTTCCGCTTTCACGCCCTGCGCAGCGTGCTGATCATGCTGACAGGTTACACCTTCTTCGAAGGTCTGCGCTTCCTTCCCTTGGTCGATTGCATCGCCATCGCTTTCGCCGCCCCGCTTTTCGTCACCGCCTTATCCGGCCCCTTGAACGGCGAGCAGGTCGGCCCCAGGCGCTGGGCCGCCGTCGCCATCGGTTTCGTCGGTGTCATCATTGCGCTTATTGCCACGCCACGAGCGGATGGCAATTTCTTCACCCATCTCAATGTCGGCGCCATTCTGGTGTTGGGCTCGGCCTTCTTCTACTCACTGACGCTGATCACCTTGCGGCGCATCTCCGGCAAGGACAGTTCGCACAACATCCTGTTCCACACCTCGACGGCCACCTTGGTCATCGTCTGCCCCCTCGCCGCCTTCGATTGGAACTGGCCGACCGGTGCCGATTGGGTCATCCTGCTGCTGCAGGGCGTCAGCTCGGCCGTGGCGCAGCTGTGCATGATCAAGGCGTTCCGCAGTGGCGAGGCGTCGATGCTGGTGCCGCTGGAATATACGGCGCTGGTCTGGGCCGCCTTCTTCGGCTGGTCGATCTGGGCCGAGATTCCGACCTTGCAGATCCTCGCCGGTGCGGCAATCATCATTGCGGCCAACATCTATATCGCCCAGCGCGAGGTGCACCATGCTCGCAAGAAAGACCTGGTCCCGGAAAATCCGGTTCTGCCTGAATAG
- a CDS encoding DMT family transporter yields MTAPTTKALYQAMAFMAFGVFWFSVLDAVTKKLTEGYGTWQISATSRFITICAVLVITLHQHRNVLVLRSSFIKTHMLRSLFIVATTWTFFECLRYLELADAIAIAFAAPLFITAMSGPILGEKVGWRRWTAVVVGFVGVVVALEPGRHGVSWGALLALIAAITYAIGQLWLRPLAGREQGHNIVFYGTLFSGLIVLGPAIHEWKWPVNAVDWMLFLVQGSCSTLGQICMVRAFRVGEASLLAPFEYTALVWAGLLGYLIWGDVPTLQVLGGAAIIIAASLYIAHREAVKRGAAAP; encoded by the coding sequence ATGACCGCGCCAACCACCAAAGCCCTTTATCAAGCCATGGCGTTCATGGCCTTCGGCGTGTTCTGGTTCTCGGTCCTCGATGCCGTCACCAAGAAGCTGACCGAGGGCTACGGCACCTGGCAGATCAGCGCCACGTCGCGTTTCATCACCATCTGCGCCGTGCTGGTCATCACGCTGCACCAGCACCGCAATGTCCTGGTGCTGCGCAGCAGCTTCATCAAGACGCATATGCTGCGCTCGCTGTTCATCGTCGCCACGACCTGGACCTTCTTCGAGTGCCTGCGCTATTTGGAGCTTGCTGACGCCATCGCCATCGCCTTTGCGGCACCGCTCTTCATCACCGCGATGTCCGGGCCCATCCTGGGCGAGAAGGTCGGCTGGCGCCGCTGGACGGCTGTGGTCGTCGGCTTTGTCGGCGTGGTCGTGGCGCTCGAGCCGGGACGTCATGGCGTCAGCTGGGGCGCCCTCCTCGCCCTTATTGCCGCCATCACCTATGCCATCGGCCAGCTGTGGCTGCGGCCACTGGCGGGGCGCGAACAAGGTCACAACATCGTCTTCTACGGCACGCTGTTCAGCGGCCTCATCGTGCTCGGTCCGGCGATCCATGAATGGAAATGGCCGGTCAATGCCGTCGACTGGATGCTGTTCCTGGTGCAGGGCAGCTGCAGCACCTTGGGCCAGATCTGCATGGTGCGCGCCTTCCGCGTCGGCGAGGCGTCGCTGCTGGCGCCGTTCGAATACACGGCGCTCGTCTGGGCGGGGCTCCTCGGCTATCTCATCTGGGGTGATGTGCCGACGCTGCAGGTGCTGGGTGGCGCCGCCATCATCATTGCGGCAAGTCTCTATATCGCGCATCGCGAGGCCGTGAAGCGCGGCGCGGCGGCCCCATGA
- a CDS encoding sarcosine oxidase subunit gamma: MADAYTRRSALQHFGLTAAAAKGDAAGADLLIGEAAHRTIVNIRGDGGDAFKAAVRSVTGVDLPTTPNTTAKAGDFRILWLGPTEWWVVSSNADTAKLVEDLRAAFNGQHAAVIDVSESRTVISISGPSARDVLARGCSLDLHPRVFNTGQCAQTGLTKANIVLDQISDTPSYDIYVLKSFADYLWQWFWLIGRDFKFAIRAH; the protein is encoded by the coding sequence ATGGCTGACGCCTACACCCGCCGCAGCGCGCTGCAGCATTTCGGCCTCACTGCGGCCGCAGCCAAGGGCGATGCCGCCGGCGCCGATCTTCTCATCGGCGAAGCCGCGCATCGCACCATCGTCAACATCCGTGGCGATGGCGGCGATGCCTTCAAAGCAGCCGTCCGTTCCGTGACCGGCGTCGATCTGCCGACGACACCGAACACCACGGCCAAGGCCGGCGATTTCCGCATCCTGTGGCTGGGCCCCACCGAATGGTGGGTCGTCAGCAGCAATGCCGACACGGCCAAGCTGGTCGAAGACCTGCGCGCGGCCTTCAACGGCCAGCATGCCGCCGTCATCGACGTGTCGGAAAGCCGCACGGTCATCAGCATCTCCGGACCCTCGGCCCGCGATGTGCTGGCCCGCGGTTGCAGCCTCGATCTACATCCGCGTGTCTTCAACACCGGCCAATGCGCCCAGACCGGCCTCACCAAGGCCAATATCGTGCTCGATCAAATCTCCGACACGCCCAGCTACGACATCTATGTCTTGAAGAGCTTTGCCGACTATCTGTGGCAATGGTTCTGGCTGATCGGCCGCGACTTCAAATTTGCCATCCGCGCGCACTGA
- a CDS encoding sarcosine oxidase subunit alpha — MSAQKNRVATGGRIDRSKPVRFSFDGKTYYGYQGDSLASALLANGVTLVGRSFKYHRPRGIVTAGPEEPNALVEVGTGAYREPNTRAPQIELYDGLVTQSQNRWPSLDFDVGAVNSVMSRFLPSGFYYKTFKWPKDGWMFYEKFIRKAAGLGTGSTETDPDRYDKVYGHCDVMVVGGGPAGLAAALAAGRAGARVVLVDEQSELGGSLLSERERTIDGKPVNEWIDAAKAELASLPEVRVLTRTTAFAYLDANMLSLVERLTDHIGPSAKGPRQRLWRIRAKEVILATGAIERPLVYSDNDRPGCMLASAARTYVNRYGTTPGQRVVIMTNNDTAYQTALDLTAAGVSVAAVVDLRANPTGALPQAARAKGIEIIDNSAITQVKGTKQVREVEVQSLNQDATGVVGSARHIYCDTVLSSGGWQPTVHLHSQTRAKVVWDDGIQAFIPGPIMPGQNNRSVAAARGSFGLDAALKEGHQAGAEAAAKFGFSNVTGNAPSAEAEPESQPLRSVWIVPSNVPVGQGGKHFIDYQNDVTAADVKLAHREGYVSVEHLKRYTTMGMATDQGKTSNVNALAIMAGLKNVSIPEVGTTTFRPPYTPVTFGVFAGSDKGDFLDPIRKTPIHQWHVEHGAPFECVGQWHRAWYYPKPGETMHDAVNREVKATRDSVGIVDASTLGKIDIQGPDAAWFLNMVYTNAWTKLEPGKCRYGFMCGEDGMVFDDGVTSRISENHFHMTTTTGGAPRVMSWLEEWHQCEWPDKKVYFTSVTEQWAVIALNGPNSRKVLEKVVEGIDLSEEAFPFMTWRDGTVAGAKARIFRISFTGELSYEVNVQPSFALHVWRALMSAGEEFNITPYGTEALHVLRAEKGFVIVGQETDGTMTPQDLGFEWIIGKAKPDFIGRRSHLRSDTKRPDRKHLVGLLTENPSEVLPEGAQVVEHVKDKPPMTMIGHVTSSYYSPNAGRSIAMAVIKNGRNRMGQTVYLPYEGKVVTAKITKPTFLEDGAPANG, encoded by the coding sequence ATGAGCGCGCAGAAGAACCGCGTCGCCACCGGTGGCCGCATCGACCGTTCGAAACCGGTCCGCTTCAGCTTCGACGGCAAGACCTATTACGGCTATCAGGGCGACAGCCTCGCCTCCGCCCTCCTCGCCAATGGCGTGACGCTGGTCGGCCGTTCGTTCAAATATCATCGCCCGCGCGGCATCGTGACCGCCGGCCCCGAAGAGCCCAATGCCCTCGTGGAAGTCGGCACCGGCGCCTATCGCGAGCCCAACACCCGCGCTCCGCAGATCGAGCTCTATGACGGCCTCGTCACGCAGAGCCAGAACCGCTGGCCGAGCCTCGACTTCGACGTCGGCGCCGTGAATTCGGTGATGAGCCGGTTCCTGCCGTCCGGCTTCTATTACAAGACCTTCAAATGGCCGAAGGACGGCTGGATGTTCTATGAAAAGTTCATCCGCAAGGCCGCCGGCCTCGGCACCGGGTCGACCGAAACCGACCCGGACCGCTATGACAAGGTCTACGGCCATTGCGATGTGATGGTCGTCGGCGGCGGTCCCGCCGGTTTGGCGGCAGCCCTTGCCGCCGGTCGTGCAGGCGCCCGCGTGGTGCTGGTCGACGAGCAATCGGAACTGGGCGGCTCGCTCCTCTCCGAGCGTGAACGCACCATCGACGGCAAGCCCGTCAATGAATGGATCGACGCCGCGAAGGCGGAACTGGCGAGCCTCCCGGAAGTCCGCGTCCTGACCAGGACGACGGCTTTTGCCTATCTCGATGCCAACATGCTGAGCCTGGTCGAGCGCCTCACCGATCACATTGGCCCCTCGGCCAAGGGTCCGCGCCAGCGCCTGTGGCGCATCCGCGCCAAGGAAGTGATCCTGGCGACCGGCGCCATTGAGCGTCCGCTGGTCTACAGCGATAACGATCGCCCCGGCTGCATGCTGGCGTCGGCTGCACGCACCTATGTCAACCGCTATGGCACGACACCGGGCCAGCGCGTCGTCATCATGACCAACAACGACACGGCCTATCAGACGGCGCTCGACCTCACTGCCGCCGGCGTGTCGGTTGCTGCCGTTGTCGATCTCCGCGCCAACCCGACCGGCGCCCTGCCCCAGGCCGCCCGCGCCAAGGGCATCGAGATCATCGACAATTCGGCGATCACCCAGGTGAAGGGCACCAAGCAGGTGCGCGAGGTCGAGGTGCAGAGCCTCAACCAGGATGCGACCGGCGTCGTCGGTTCCGCCCGCCATATCTATTGCGACACGGTGTTGAGCTCGGGCGGCTGGCAGCCGACCGTCCATCTCCATTCGCAGACCCGCGCCAAGGTCGTTTGGGACGATGGCATCCAGGCCTTCATTCCCGGCCCCATCATGCCTGGCCAGAACAACCGCTCGGTCGCAGCGGCGCGTGGCAGCTTCGGCCTCGACGCGGCGCTGAAGGAAGGCCATCAGGCCGGCGCCGAAGCCGCGGCGAAGTTCGGCTTCAGCAACGTCACCGGCAACGCCCCGAGTGCGGAAGCGGAACCGGAAAGCCAGCCGCTGCGCTCGGTCTGGATCGTGCCGTCGAACGTGCCGGTCGGGCAAGGCGGCAAGCATTTCATCGACTACCAGAACGACGTCACCGCCGCCGACGTGAAGCTCGCCCACCGCGAAGGCTATGTCTCGGTCGAGCATCTGAAGCGCTATACCACGATGGGCATGGCGACCGACCAGGGCAAGACCAGCAACGTCAATGCGCTGGCCATCATGGCCGGGCTGAAGAACGTCTCGATCCCGGAAGTCGGCACGACCACCTTCCGTCCGCCTTATACGCCGGTGACCTTCGGTGTGTTCGCGGGGTCGGACAAGGGCGACTTCCTCGACCCGATCCGCAAGACGCCGATCCATCAATGGCATGTCGAGCACGGCGCGCCGTTCGAATGCGTCGGCCAATGGCACCGCGCCTGGTACTATCCGAAGCCCGGCGAAACGATGCATGACGCGGTCAACCGCGAAGTGAAGGCGACCCGTGATTCCGTGGGCATCGTCGACGCCTCGACGCTCGGCAAGATCGACATCCAGGGCCCGGATGCCGCGTGGTTCCTCAACATGGTCTACACCAACGCCTGGACCAAGCTGGAGCCAGGCAAGTGCCGCTACGGCTTCATGTGCGGCGAAGACGGTATGGTGTTCGATGACGGCGTCACCAGCCGCATCTCGGAGAACCATTTCCACATGACCACCACCACCGGCGGCGCCCCGCGCGTCATGAGTTGGCTGGAGGAATGGCACCAGTGCGAATGGCCCGACAAGAAGGTCTATTTCACCAGCGTGACCGAGCAATGGGCGGTCATCGCCCTCAACGGCCCGAATTCGCGCAAGGTGCTGGAGAAAGTCGTTGAAGGCATCGACCTCTCGGAAGAAGCCTTCCCCTTCATGACCTGGCGCGACGGCACGGTCGCTGGTGCCAAGGCGCGCATCTTCCGCATCAGCTTTACCGGTGAGCTCTCGTACGAAGTGAACGTCCAGCCGAGCTTCGCGCTCCACGTCTGGCGGGCACTGATGTCGGCCGGCGAGGAATTCAACATCACGCCTTACGGCACCGAGGCACTGCACGTGCTGCGCGCCGAGAAGGGCTTCGTCATCGTCGGCCAGGAAACCGACGGCACCATGACGCCGCAGGATCTGGGCTTTGAATGGATCATCGGCAAGGCGAAGCCGGACTTCATCGGGCGCCGCTCGCATCTGCGCTCCGACACGAAGCGGCCGGACCGCAAGCATCTGGTCGGCCTCCTCACCGAGAACCCCTCGGAAGTCCTGCCCGAAGGCGCCCAGGTGGTCGAACACGTCAAGGACAAGCCGCCGATGACCATGATCGGCCATGTGACGTCGAGCTATTACAGCCCCAATGCCGGCCGCTCCATCGCCATGGCGGTCATCAAGAACGGCCGCAACCGCATGGGCCAGACGGTCTATCTGCCTTACGAGGGCAAGGTCGTCACGGCCAAGATCACCAAACCGACCTTCCTTGAGGATGGAGCCCCCGCCAATGGCTGA
- a CDS encoding sarcosine oxidase subunit delta, whose product MLLISCPYCGPRDEHEFAYGHEAHIARPTLEQQQTMSDAEWADYLFMRKNPKGVHFERWVHSRGCRQWFNVARHTVTHEIIKVYKMGEPAPKLEQK is encoded by the coding sequence ATGCTTCTCATCTCCTGCCCCTATTGCGGTCCCCGCGACGAGCATGAGTTTGCTTACGGCCATGAGGCGCATATCGCGCGCCCGACGCTGGAACAGCAGCAAACCATGTCGGACGCCGAATGGGCCGATTACCTGTTCATGCGCAAGAACCCTAAGGGCGTTCACTTCGAGCGCTGGGTGCACAGCCGCGGCTGCCGCCAGTGGTTCAACGTGGCGCGCCATACGGTGACGCACGAAATCATCAAGGTCTACAAGATGGGCGAACCGGCCCCGAAGCTGGAGCAGAAGTAA